One window of the Shewanella maritima genome contains the following:
- the rng gene encoding ribonuclease G, which yields MNNKVQGKKGSELLINVTPTEARVALVEHGVLQEVHIERRMKRGLVGNIYKGKVSRVLPGMQAAFVDIGLEKAAFLHASDIVPHTECVADGERNNFVVRDIATLVRQGQDIMVQVVKDPLGTKGARLTTDITLPSRYLVFMPGSSHVGVSQRIELEEERARLKEITMPFVDNDGGFIIRTAAENVSEPELAQDAAFLRRVWAKVSERRKRKGATLLYQDLALQVRIIRDFVGEELDHIQVDSRRTFDELQQFAQEFMPEIAGKLEHYEGPAPIFELYDVENEIQRALGRKVELKSGGYLIIDQTEAMTTVDINTGAFVGHRNLEETIFNTNLEATQAIARQLRLRNLGGIIIIDFIDMQNPAHKERVLSSLTSALEQDRVKTSVSGFSGLGLVEMTRKRTRESLEHVVCAECPACKGTGSMKTVETVSYEIFREIIRLNRAYQADEFLLYCAPAVYMSLSGDESHLLAELEVYIGKRIRLQSEAMYAQDKYDVVMV from the coding sequence ATGAATAATAAAGTACAAGGTAAAAAAGGCTCAGAGCTACTAATCAACGTGACGCCAACCGAGGCGCGTGTGGCGTTAGTTGAGCATGGTGTGCTGCAAGAAGTGCACATAGAGCGCCGCATGAAGCGCGGCCTTGTAGGTAACATTTACAAGGGTAAAGTCAGCCGTGTGTTACCGGGCATGCAAGCCGCGTTTGTTGACATTGGGTTAGAGAAAGCTGCTTTTTTGCATGCATCAGATATTGTGCCGCACACTGAATGTGTCGCCGATGGTGAGCGCAATAACTTTGTGGTGCGCGACATCGCAACCTTGGTACGTCAAGGGCAAGACATTATGGTGCAAGTGGTTAAAGACCCGCTTGGTACCAAAGGTGCGAGGCTGACTACTGATATCACACTGCCTTCGCGTTATTTAGTCTTTATGCCAGGCTCTAGCCATGTTGGTGTATCTCAACGCATTGAGCTTGAAGAAGAGCGCGCACGCCTAAAAGAAATCACTATGCCGTTTGTGGATAACGACGGTGGCTTTATTATTCGCACCGCAGCTGAAAACGTCAGTGAGCCAGAACTGGCTCAAGATGCTGCTTTCTTGCGCCGTGTGTGGGCTAAAGTCAGTGAGCGCCGCAAGCGTAAAGGCGCGACTTTGCTGTATCAAGACTTAGCCTTGCAAGTGCGTATTATCCGCGACTTTGTCGGTGAAGAGCTTGATCATATTCAAGTGGACTCGCGCCGCACATTCGACGAGCTGCAGCAATTTGCCCAGGAGTTTATGCCAGAAATTGCCGGCAAGCTTGAGCACTATGAAGGCCCTGCGCCTATCTTTGAGCTTTACGATGTTGAAAACGAAATTCAACGCGCATTAGGTCGTAAAGTCGAGCTCAAATCAGGTGGTTATTTGATTATTGATCAAACCGAAGCCATGACCACTGTCGATATCAATACAGGCGCGTTTGTTGGCCATCGTAACCTAGAAGAAACCATTTTTAATACCAACCTAGAAGCAACGCAAGCTATCGCTCGTCAGCTAAGGCTGCGTAATTTGGGCGGCATTATCATTATCGACTTTATTGATATGCAAAACCCAGCGCACAAAGAACGAGTGCTGAGCAGTTTAACCAGCGCACTTGAGCAAGATAGAGTGAAAACCAGTGTCAGTGGTTTCTCCGGTCTTGGTCTGGTTGAAATGACCCGCAAACGTACTCGCGAAAGCTTAGAGCATGTGGTTTGCGCCGAGTGCCCTGCTTGTAAAGGTACAGGCAGCATGAAGACGGTAGAAACCGTATCTTATGAGATTTTCCGTGAGATCATTCGCCTTAATCGTGCTTATCAGGCTGATGAGTTCTTATTGTACTGTGCACCTGCGGTTTATATGAGCCTCAGCGGTGATGAAAGCCATTTGCTTGCCGAGCTTGAGGTGTATATCGGTAAGCGCATTCGCCTGCAAAGTGAAGCCATGTATGCTCAAGATAAATACGACGTGGTAATGGTATAG
- a CDS encoding Maf family protein, producing MTWVLASTSPRRKELLTQAGFSFPGFSFELVAPDIDETQADGEKPLDFVERLAIEKAQTGLTLAKKFTHPRVLGSDTIVVIDGKVLGKPQDKADAMQMLMQLSGRTHQVMTAVALTDGSQTLSRTCVTEVTFCELTQAEITAYIDTGEPMDKAGSYGIQAIGGCFVERIDGSYSAVVGLPLVETRELLKLI from the coding sequence ATGACATGGGTTTTAGCATCAACATCACCGCGCCGCAAAGAGCTACTTACCCAGGCGGGGTTTAGCTTTCCTGGCTTTAGTTTTGAGTTGGTGGCGCCAGATATTGATGAGACTCAAGCCGATGGCGAGAAGCCGTTAGATTTTGTTGAGCGCTTGGCGATTGAGAAAGCGCAAACAGGTTTAACACTTGCTAAAAAGTTTACTCATCCAAGGGTACTTGGCTCAGATACGATTGTAGTGATAGACGGCAAGGTGCTCGGTAAGCCGCAAGATAAAGCCGACGCCATGCAAATGCTAATGCAGTTATCGGGTCGCACTCATCAGGTGATGACCGCAGTCGCGCTAACTGATGGTTCGCAAACGCTTAGCCGCACCTGTGTGACCGAGGTGACTTTCTGTGAGCTAACACAAGCTGAGATTACAGCCTATATAGATACAGGCGAGCCGATGGATAAAGCCGGCAGTTATGGCATTCAAGCCATTGGTGGCTGCTTTGTTGAGCGTATTGACGGTAGCTATTCTGCCGTGGTGGGCTTGCCGTTAGTGGAAACGCGCGAGCTGTTAAAACTAATTTAA
- the mreD gene encoding rod shape-determining protein MreD, with product MSAHIASGRWVVWATFFVGAMFQVMPLPELAEVWRPDWLVLVMIYWAMALPHRYSVLTAFTLGLFLDVLLGATLGVRALALSLVVYIVVLHSMRFRNFPRWQQSLMVASLIFLYHFVIFWAQYAIVGDSEFVIDLFLPSISCVAVWWWLFWVLRNLRRSYGVK from the coding sequence GTGAGCGCGCATATAGCTAGCGGCCGTTGGGTCGTGTGGGCGACCTTTTTCGTTGGCGCCATGTTTCAGGTGATGCCATTGCCAGAGTTGGCGGAAGTGTGGCGTCCCGACTGGTTAGTGTTAGTGATGATCTACTGGGCGATGGCATTGCCTCATCGTTATAGCGTATTAACCGCCTTTACTCTGGGGTTGTTTTTGGACGTACTGTTAGGTGCAACCCTTGGAGTTAGGGCGCTGGCGCTCTCTTTGGTGGTGTATATCGTGGTACTGCATTCCATGCGTTTTCGTAACTTTCCGCGTTGGCAGCAATCGCTGATGGTGGCGTCACTGATCTTCTTGTACCACTTTGTCATTTTCTGGGCGCAATATGCCATCGTTGGTGACAGCGAGTTTGTCATTGATTTGTTTTTGCCAAGCATTTCTTGTGTCGCGGTGTGGTGGTGGCTTTTTTGGGTGCTGCGAAACTTACGCCGCTCATACGGGGTCAAATAA
- the mreC gene encoding rod shape-determining protein MreC, producing MKPIFVRGISIQFRLTLAVILSVVLMLSNNKLEPYRQSLSTLLSPIQYLANLPGVLLDRSAEAFATRDMLSLQNKELMRQQLMMSERLQRFEHLRQENDRLRALLGSPLHMDSRKVVAEVMEVASEPFRQYVVLNQGKSHGVFVGQPVVDAQGVVGQVTEVSEFTSRVLLVSDVTHGIPVRVTRNDVRAIANGTGDIDEIELRHVAKSTDIVAGDLLVTSGLGQRFPEGYPVARVLSVKRDDGQNYAVINAQPLAALDRIRYVLLIWPDEEATEDVADNLIETSVEAQNSQASEEPQ from the coding sequence ATGAAACCAATTTTTGTACGCGGCATTTCGATACAGTTTCGTCTCACACTGGCAGTCATCCTGTCGGTGGTGTTGATGCTTTCAAATAACAAGCTAGAACCCTACCGCCAATCGCTTTCTACTCTGCTTAGTCCAATTCAATACCTAGCCAATCTTCCCGGTGTGTTGCTTGACCGCAGCGCCGAAGCCTTTGCCACTCGCGATATGTTATCGCTGCAAAATAAAGAGCTAATGCGTCAGCAATTAATGATGTCAGAACGTTTGCAGCGTTTTGAGCATTTACGCCAAGAGAACGACCGCTTACGTGCCTTGCTTGGCTCACCTTTGCATATGGACTCACGCAAGGTAGTTGCAGAGGTCATGGAGGTCGCGAGCGAACCATTTCGCCAATACGTAGTACTCAATCAGGGTAAGAGCCATGGCGTGTTTGTCGGTCAACCTGTGGTTGATGCGCAAGGGGTTGTTGGTCAGGTCACTGAGGTGAGTGAGTTTACTAGCCGAGTGCTGTTAGTTTCAGATGTCACCCACGGTATTCCTGTGCGGGTAACACGTAACGACGTGCGCGCCATTGCTAATGGTACTGGCGATATCGATGAGATTGAGCTGCGCCATGTGGCTAAAAGTACCGACATTGTCGCAGGGGATTTATTGGTGACATCGGGGCTAGGGCAAAGATTCCCTGAGGGCTACCCAGTTGCGCGGGTGTTATCAGTTAAACGCGATGATGGGCAAAACTACGCGGTGATTAATGCGCAGCCGTTGGCGGCGCTCGACCGAATTCGCTACGTATTATTAATTTGGCCTGACGAAGAGGCCACTGAAGACGTAGCAGATAACCTAATTGAAACCAGTGTTGAAGCACAAAATAGTCAAGCAAGCGAGGAGCCCCAGTGA
- a CDS encoding rod shape-determining protein — MFKKLRGIFSNDLSIDLGTANTLIYVREEGIVLNEPSVVAIRGERSGSGQKSVAAVGADAKQMLGRTPGNIQAIRPMKDGVIADFYVTEKMLQHFIKQVHNNGFFRPSPRVLVCVPVGATQVERRAIRESAMGAGAREVYLIEEPMAAAIGAGLPVSEATGSMVVDIGGGTTEVAIISLNGVVYSSSVRIGGDKFNDAIINYVRRNYGSLIGEATAERIKHTIGTAYPGDEVLEIEVRGRNLAEGVPRSFTLNSNEILEALQEPLSGIVSAVMVALEKSPPELASDISERGMVLTGGGALLRDLDRLLMQETGIPVMVAEEPLTCVARGGGKALEMIDMHGGDLFSEES, encoded by the coding sequence ATGTTCAAAAAGTTGCGCGGCATTTTTTCTAATGACCTATCTATCGATTTAGGTACGGCAAACACTCTTATTTATGTTCGAGAAGAAGGTATCGTACTAAACGAGCCATCGGTGGTGGCAATTCGTGGTGAGCGCAGCGGCAGTGGTCAAAAGTCTGTTGCAGCGGTAGGTGCTGACGCGAAGCAAATGTTAGGTCGTACACCGGGCAACATTCAGGCAATTCGTCCAATGAAAGACGGCGTAATTGCTGACTTCTACGTTACCGAGAAGATGCTGCAGCACTTTATTAAGCAAGTGCACAACAATGGCTTCTTCCGCCCAAGCCCACGCGTGTTGGTTTGTGTGCCAGTTGGTGCAACACAAGTAGAGCGCCGCGCGATCCGTGAATCAGCAATGGGTGCAGGCGCACGTGAAGTTTACCTAATTGAAGAGCCAATGGCAGCGGCGATTGGTGCAGGCCTACCAGTTTCTGAAGCAACTGGTTCTATGGTTGTCGACATCGGTGGTGGTACAACTGAAGTTGCGATTATCTCGCTTAACGGCGTGGTTTACTCATCTTCAGTGCGTATTGGTGGTGACAAGTTTAACGATGCCATCATCAACTATGTACGTCGTAACTACGGCAGCTTAATTGGTGAAGCCACTGCTGAGCGCATTAAGCACACCATTGGTACAGCTTACCCTGGCGATGAAGTGCTAGAAATTGAAGTACGTGGTCGTAACCTAGCTGAAGGTGTACCAAGAAGCTTCACCCTAAACAGCAACGAAATTCTTGAAGCACTGCAAGAGCCATTATCAGGCATTGTCAGTGCTGTGATGGTAGCGCTTGAGAAGTCGCCACCAGAACTAGCATCAGATATCTCTGAGCGCGGCATGGTATTAACTGGCGGTGGTGCGTTATTGCGTGACCTTGACCGCTTGTTAATGCAAGAAACTGGCATTCCTGTGATGGTGGCAGAAGAGCCATTAACCTGTGTTGCTCGCGGTGGTGGTAAAGCGTTAGAAATGATCGACATGCACGGCGGTGATTTATTCTCTGAGGAGAGCTAA
- a CDS encoding DUF6701 domain-containing protein — MAIKRIIQTTAALVAGLSLYSSAVSAFDPIDENAIWPAVAQGHHSNNNSGCNQISNPQLTIFNSSSINGTQGNDLAFCSINTSNGLPNDSCDDGAGGTRACTVTGSSIRGLQMNGNQGFRSSSGADGGIGFCRTGEVYNLGDSGDTQFSSLSLYADCEVNFSNSNSEYRFNSIAMGSGAKLVFPTGDYWIGSLQINATSEIEAGENTRIFISQLAGALNGGVINSLESAGVQVITYGGFSMNSQSIVNADMYVEEGLTLNSSTVNGRVTAKSITMTGTSEINRPAEPVVPFHIQYGKATSTVVSFDNAFPTGVTPLVFLMPTVADTSSNGDGPASVRLVGTPSTTGFVWEQAEPPSPGNRYTQSVPMPEVHWIAVTPGTHDLANGQQLHAGTVDIDTVMFGGNSPYTDVPLPAGHDVFLSQRQTYANDCWFTTTSQFTNTGAELALDTSEVRSNAARCQPANRNNNQIVAETVAFMSVQSGTGVLALNSENVNYHFGAGAQTFTAGSIRDLNYQCAFTTPLTGFTDVPIFVAGKNSRRGGDGGWLRRCQLTEALVSMVIDEDTYRDSDRRHVWENYSFIALQKEEVVEQCFTDDFNRNDLGTDWVTSSSRGNFTPSIVGSRLRVTEAAGNQATSSTYQRLFSGSDNKVVIEFDHYAYDGSGADGIAFVLSDASITPQPGSYGGPLGYGARSNVDGFAGGWLGFGIDEYGNFSTEGGPDGPGRRRQSVAIRGSGSGTSGYKYLRGTCDNGQTNPGGNCLTPTVDNNNVNPAHRYRITVDSEVAGQSIVSVERDTGNGFTMLIPPFDAAADSDQAAIPTDFLLSLTGSTGGATNIHEIDNVEICALESRPIGVVIDHFEFDHTGSGLTCAPETLTLKACANPDCSQLVPDQVTATLSPASIPTGGGWVGGNVVTFSGGQTTLQLRNNTPGAVTLDVIGSTPGAKPFSQTLCSIAGGTATAANCSLTFADTGFIFDTDAANKDTATQFAKLANKPLSMTIAAVKKDDATEQCVPTFANQAKSISLWSSYVDPSAGGLVATSSVTVDNTNIGKSATSATQLALNFDAQGEASFTLNYPDAGKIQLDASYSGTGEEAGLVMTGNVEVVNFPVGLCISQIENQATCPSGDASCSVFKRAGESFMFEVRGKAWQADGDADYCDNLNTPNYAHGNMQLSHSLVAPSPGQLGSISNASYNHVAAVNNANNVTQTVSEVGVFDFSVKPQSSYLGSSFYDIPQASTGNTGRFVPASFAISGASVLPACGGFSYMEQPFPVAFNISAQNLNSVTTQNYQGAFAKGTASLAGENANDGVDLSARLSSLPVGSGSWSAGVATVDSSYRATFARTTAPNVDGPYSQLDVGVQVYDNDGDFAFVASPDMRPDTSGDCQTPSNTCTAKRLGTKDMRHGRVLMDNTYGPESEVLMMPVYAQFWNGTNWQLNTDDSCSIISGALSPLATYNPALSTGETVQRSGQFGQIINGQQTLLWQNVGTNNYRGQVLSPLDVDSWLEWYWNYDSLSPNTLSDPQSSAFFGRYRGHDRVIYWREVRQ, encoded by the coding sequence GTGGCAATTAAGCGAATTATTCAAACCACTGCTGCGCTAGTCGCTGGGCTGAGTTTATACAGTTCAGCGGTGTCGGCTTTTGACCCCATTGATGAAAATGCGATTTGGCCAGCGGTCGCTCAAGGTCATCATTCAAATAATAACAGTGGTTGTAATCAAATCAGTAATCCACAGCTGACCATTTTTAACAGCTCGAGTATTAATGGTACTCAAGGTAATGATTTAGCATTTTGCTCAATTAACACCAGTAACGGCTTACCTAATGATAGTTGTGATGACGGGGCTGGAGGCACGCGTGCGTGTACTGTAACGGGCAGCTCTATTCGCGGCTTGCAAATGAACGGCAATCAAGGATTTCGCAGCAGCAGCGGCGCAGATGGTGGTATTGGATTTTGTCGTACCGGTGAGGTGTATAACTTAGGCGACTCAGGTGATACGCAATTTTCTTCATTGAGTTTATATGCCGATTGTGAAGTGAACTTTTCTAACAGCAACAGTGAATATCGTTTTAATAGTATTGCTATGGGGAGCGGCGCAAAGTTGGTGTTCCCTACTGGTGATTACTGGATAGGCAGCTTGCAGATTAATGCTACCTCAGAAATTGAAGCTGGAGAGAATACCCGTATTTTCATTAGCCAATTGGCTGGGGCACTAAATGGTGGTGTCATTAACAGCTTAGAGTCTGCTGGTGTACAAGTCATTACCTATGGCGGCTTTTCAATGAATAGCCAGTCAATTGTGAATGCGGATATGTACGTTGAGGAAGGACTCACTCTCAATTCAAGTACAGTCAACGGCCGGGTAACTGCTAAGTCTATTACCATGACGGGTACATCTGAGATTAATCGTCCAGCAGAACCAGTGGTACCATTCCACATCCAGTATGGCAAAGCGACATCAACCGTGGTGAGTTTTGACAATGCATTTCCTACTGGCGTTACCCCTTTGGTTTTCCTGATGCCAACGGTGGCTGACACCAGCTCTAACGGTGACGGCCCTGCTTCAGTGCGCTTGGTTGGTACCCCTTCAACAACCGGCTTTGTATGGGAGCAAGCTGAGCCGCCATCACCGGGTAATCGTTATACTCAGTCAGTGCCAATGCCCGAGGTTCATTGGATTGCTGTGACACCAGGCACCCATGATTTAGCTAACGGTCAGCAGTTACATGCCGGCACAGTTGATATTGACACCGTGATGTTTGGCGGCAATTCACCGTACACTGATGTGCCTTTGCCAGCGGGGCATGACGTATTTTTAAGTCAGCGCCAAACGTATGCGAACGACTGCTGGTTCACCACAACATCTCAGTTTACAAATACTGGTGCTGAGCTAGCCCTTGATACCTCTGAGGTCAGGAGTAATGCAGCGCGTTGTCAGCCTGCCAATCGCAATAATAATCAGATTGTTGCCGAGACGGTTGCCTTTATGTCAGTGCAAAGTGGTACCGGCGTACTGGCGCTTAACAGTGAGAATGTGAATTATCACTTTGGTGCAGGCGCTCAGACTTTCACTGCAGGCAGCATTCGAGATTTAAATTATCAATGTGCATTTACTACACCGCTTACAGGCTTTACTGATGTGCCAATATTTGTAGCGGGTAAAAATAGCCGTCGTGGTGGTGATGGTGGCTGGCTAAGGCGTTGTCAGTTAACAGAAGCCTTAGTTAGCATGGTTATTGATGAAGATACCTATCGTGATAGTGATCGCAGGCACGTTTGGGAGAACTATAGCTTCATTGCACTGCAAAAAGAGGAAGTTGTAGAGCAGTGTTTTACTGACGACTTTAATCGTAATGACCTAGGGACAGACTGGGTCACTTCAAGCAGTCGCGGTAACTTCACACCTAGTATTGTTGGCAGTCGCTTACGAGTCACTGAAGCTGCCGGTAACCAAGCAACCTCGTCTACTTACCAACGTTTGTTCTCGGGTAGTGATAACAAGGTGGTTATCGAGTTTGACCATTATGCATACGACGGCAGTGGCGCCGATGGTATTGCCTTTGTATTGTCCGATGCCTCTATTACGCCGCAACCTGGCTCTTATGGCGGGCCGCTCGGCTACGGCGCTCGCTCAAATGTTGATGGCTTTGCTGGTGGCTGGCTTGGTTTTGGTATTGATGAGTACGGTAATTTCTCTACCGAAGGCGGCCCAGATGGCCCGGGACGTAGACGTCAGTCAGTGGCGATTCGTGGCTCTGGTTCAGGCACATCAGGTTATAAGTATTTACGTGGCACTTGTGACAATGGGCAAACCAACCCTGGTGGTAACTGTTTAACGCCAACGGTGGATAACAATAATGTTAATCCGGCGCATCGATATCGTATTACGGTTGACTCTGAGGTTGCTGGTCAATCGATTGTGAGTGTTGAGCGCGATACTGGCAATGGCTTTACCATGCTTATCCCGCCATTCGACGCTGCTGCAGATTCCGATCAAGCAGCAATCCCTACCGACTTTTTGCTGTCTTTAACAGGCTCCACTGGCGGCGCAACCAATATTCATGAGATTGACAACGTTGAGATTTGTGCGCTCGAGTCTAGGCCAATTGGTGTAGTGATCGACCACTTTGAGTTTGACCACACCGGTAGTGGCTTAACCTGCGCGCCAGAAACTCTCACCCTAAAAGCTTGTGCAAACCCTGATTGTAGTCAATTGGTGCCAGATCAAGTCACAGCGACCTTAAGCCCAGCATCCATTCCAACTGGTGGTGGTTGGGTTGGCGGTAATGTGGTGACCTTTAGTGGCGGGCAAACCACGCTGCAGCTGCGTAATAACACGCCTGGCGCAGTTACCTTAGATGTAATCGGTTCAACACCTGGCGCTAAACCGTTTAGTCAAACTTTATGTTCAATAGCAGGTGGTACGGCAACGGCGGCGAACTGTTCACTCACGTTTGCTGACACAGGGTTTATTTTTGATACTGATGCGGCAAACAAGGACACGGCAACGCAATTTGCCAAGCTGGCGAACAAGCCGTTAAGTATGACCATTGCAGCAGTGAAAAAAGATGATGCCACTGAGCAATGTGTGCCAACCTTTGCCAATCAGGCTAAGAGTATTAGTTTGTGGAGCAGTTATGTTGACCCGTCGGCAGGCGGCCTTGTGGCCACATCATCGGTCACGGTAGATAACACCAATATTGGTAAATCGGCGACTTCTGCGACTCAGCTGGCGCTTAACTTTGATGCCCAAGGTGAAGCTAGCTTTACCCTTAACTATCCAGATGCCGGTAAAATCCAGCTCGATGCCAGTTACTCGGGTACTGGTGAAGAGGCTGGACTGGTGATGACAGGTAATGTTGAAGTGGTAAACTTCCCTGTTGGCCTGTGCATTAGTCAAATTGAGAATCAGGCGACTTGCCCAAGTGGTGATGCTAGCTGCAGTGTGTTTAAGCGTGCGGGTGAAAGCTTCATGTTCGAGGTACGTGGTAAAGCCTGGCAAGCCGATGGTGACGCTGATTACTGCGATAACTTAAATACGCCAAACTATGCCCATGGCAATATGCAGTTATCACATAGTTTGGTTGCACCAAGCCCTGGTCAGCTAGGCAGTATCAGTAATGCTAGCTATAACCATGTTGCAGCGGTCAACAATGCCAATAACGTTACTCAAACCGTGAGTGAGGTGGGGGTGTTCGACTTTAGCGTGAAGCCACAATCGAGTTATTTGGGTTCAAGTTTTTACGATATTCCACAAGCGAGTACCGGCAATACAGGTCGCTTTGTGCCTGCGAGCTTTGCCATCAGCGGCGCAAGTGTTTTACCTGCCTGTGGCGGCTTTAGTTATATGGAGCAACCATTCCCTGTGGCATTTAATATCAGCGCACAGAACTTAAATTCGGTCACAACCCAGAACTATCAAGGTGCTTTTGCTAAAGGTACTGCCAGTCTGGCGGGCGAAAATGCCAATGATGGTGTCGATCTCAGTGCGCGCTTGAGTTCGCTTCCTGTAGGAAGTGGCTCTTGGTCAGCGGGCGTGGCAACAGTAGATTCAAGTTATCGAGCAACTTTTGCTAGAACCACTGCACCTAATGTTGATGGGCCTTATAGTCAGCTCGATGTAGGCGTGCAGGTGTATGATAACGATGGTGATTTTGCTTTTGTTGCAAGCCCTGATATGCGCCCAGATACTTCGGGAGACTGTCAAACTCCAAGTAATACCTGTACAGCCAAGCGCTTAGGTACTAAAGATATGCGTCATGGCCGTGTGTTGATGGACAACACCTATGGCCCTGAATCAGAAGTGTTAATGATGCCGGTTTATGCCCAGTTCTGGAATGGCACTAACTGGCAGTTGAACACTGATGATAGCTGCTCAATTATCAGTGGCGCTTTATCGCCGCTGGCTACCTATAACCCCGCTTTATCAACAGGTGAAACCGTGCAGCGCAGTGGTCAGTTTGGACAAATTATCAATGGTCAGCAAACCCTGCTTTGGCAGAATGTTGGCACTAACAATTATCGTGGTCAGGTATTGTCACCATTAGATGTCGATAGCTGGTTAGAGTGGTATTGGAATTACGATAGCTTGTCTCCTAATACACTAAGCGATCCGCAATCAAGTGCGTTCTTTGGTCGTTACCGTGGACACGATAGAGTGATCTACTGGCGTGAGGTCAGGCAGTAA
- a CDS encoding MSHA biogenesis protein MshP — protein MYLSGKSLNQLSAQRGSALVIGIFVIIVMFLLAGSLLRIVEDADEALSMEVWGTRALNSANSGADAALAQLFPLGGVVQTCAAVSASWTPPNTLGFHGCSVSISCSAATVGADTQFTINSSATCETGGCGTDDSTNCLRVNRQVEVEARGN, from the coding sequence ATGTACCTTAGCGGCAAGTCTCTCAATCAATTATCTGCGCAGCGAGGCAGTGCGTTGGTAATTGGTATTTTTGTCATTATTGTCATGTTTTTACTGGCAGGTAGCTTGCTGCGCATTGTTGAAGATGCTGATGAGGCTTTGTCGATGGAAGTGTGGGGTACAAGGGCATTAAATAGTGCCAATAGCGGCGCAGATGCTGCGTTAGCGCAGTTATTTCCACTGGGTGGCGTTGTGCAAACCTGTGCGGCAGTATCTGCTAGCTGGACACCGCCTAACACGCTAGGTTTTCATGGCTGTAGTGTGAGCATATCTTGCAGCGCGGCAACTGTAGGAGCGGATACACAATTTACCATTAATAGCAGTGCAACCTGCGAGACAGGCGGTTGTGGCACAGACGATAGTACTAACTGTTTACGAGTTAATCGTCAGGTGGAGGTAGAAGCACGTGGCAATTAA
- a CDS encoding PilW family protein, giving the protein MRRTKFSLPVIKNLGFTLVEMVTVILILGILVVGVSSFIIFGTRIFIESSSVDQVLSQSRYGVERLTRDLRNAVPNSVRLLTDGSGLYQCIEFVPIKSSSSYLNAPIAPDPVAGSMSVFRSATAIDNGDQVMLYPLTASEVYNPTGTTAKRFRVQSTVVTGDQVTVNFASNIRFTEDSPLQRVYFAVQPVSYCFIRASSSVDAELVRYQNYGYQTSQPAPGNMGTGVLMAQNVTNAFAIEPALIVTPSNLVTNALVHVQPRFSVNGETFKYQHQIQVINVP; this is encoded by the coding sequence ATGCGGCGTACAAAATTCAGCCTCCCGGTCATCAAAAATCTCGGTTTTACTTTGGTAGAGATGGTCACTGTTATTCTCATTTTGGGGATTTTAGTGGTTGGGGTAAGCAGTTTTATTATTTTTGGTACCAGAATCTTTATTGAGTCTAGCTCAGTTGATCAGGTGCTAAGTCAAAGTCGATATGGGGTTGAGCGTTTAACGCGTGATTTACGCAACGCTGTACCAAATAGTGTGCGCTTGTTAACTGACGGGAGCGGCTTATATCAGTGCATTGAATTTGTGCCAATTAAATCGAGCAGCAGTTACCTTAACGCTCCCATCGCACCAGACCCTGTTGCTGGCAGTATGAGTGTGTTTCGCTCGGCAACGGCAATTGATAATGGCGATCAAGTCATGCTGTACCCACTTACCGCAAGTGAAGTGTATAACCCAACAGGAACTACGGCTAAACGTTTTAGAGTGCAAAGCACAGTGGTGACGGGCGATCAGGTAACAGTGAACTTTGCCAGTAATATTCGCTTTACTGAGGACTCACCACTGCAGCGAGTTTACTTTGCCGTACAGCCTGTGAGTTATTGTTTTATTCGTGCAAGTAGCAGTGTGGATGCCGAGTTAGTTCGTTATCAAAACTATGGCTATCAAACCAGTCAGCCTGCGCCTGGTAATATGGGGACTGGGGTGTTGATGGCACAGAATGTGACTAACGCGTTTGCAATAGAGCCAGCGCTTATTGTAACGCCATCAAACTTGGTGACTAATGCGTTGGTGCATGTGCAACCAAGGTTCAGTGTTAATGGTGAAACCTTTAAGTATCAACATCAAATACAGGTGATTAATGTACCTTAG